The following is a genomic window from Halorhodospira halophila.
GGTCCGGAGCCGGGCGGCGATGCCGCCGGAACGGTTGCGACCCCGGAAACGCGAGCCACTCAGGACGGTGCTGCGCCGGAGCGTGTGGTCTGGGATGGCACCCCGATCCGGGTCATCCTCCCGGTCGATGGGGAACGGATCGTGCGCTTGCCGGCCGATCAGGCCCGGGTCGGCGTGCCGCCGGCTCTCGAGGATCGTCTGCGAGTCCTCTCCCGCGAAGGCGTGCTCTATCTACAGCCGACCGAAGCCTTCGAGGCGACACGGGTGCTGGTCGAGGAGCCGCACACCGGACGGTCCTTCATGCTCGATCTGGAGGCGCGTGAGGAGGGGCCGCGCCGTGAGCTGATCGTCCATGGCGAGGAGCGTGAGGCGGCGGCTGCCCCCGAGGAGTCTTCCGAGGCGGAGTCCGCCGGTGCGCAGGCGCCGGTCCTGGACTACGTCACGCTCACACGCTACGCCGCACAGAACCTCTACGCCCCTGATCGACTTAGGCCCGGGCATCCCGGGATCCGCTCGGTGGGCGTTGAGGATGAGACTGTCGCCCTGGTCCGCGGTGCCCACGTCGAAGCCGAACCGATCGCCGCCTGGCGTGGGGGTGGGTACCACGTCACGGCGGTCCGGCTGACCAACCAGACCCGTGAGCCGGTCCTGCTCGACCCCCGGGCCCTGCGCGGGGACTGGCTCGCGGCGACCTTCCAACACGCCCGGCTGCACGGTGCCGGCCATGAGGCCGACACCACGGCGGTCTACCTGATCTCCGATCGCCCGTTCGAGGAGAGCTTCTGGGGGAGCCGGTAATGGCGAGCACGATC
Proteins encoded in this region:
- a CDS encoding TIGR03749 family integrating conjugative element protein, with translation MRARTLASALILAMAPAYAVAGDGGFSLPLPEFTTDSETEQRPDGASEDDSGAGEAAQQQDGEAVEAPYVDGPEPGGDAAGTVATPETRATQDGAAPERVVWDGTPIRVILPVDGERIVRLPADQARVGVPPALEDRLRVLSREGVLYLQPTEAFEATRVLVEEPHTGRSFMLDLEAREEGPRRELIVHGEEREAAAAPEESSEAESAGAQAPVLDYVTLTRYAAQNLYAPDRLRPGHPGIRSVGVEDETVALVRGAHVEAEPIAAWRGGGYHVTAVRLTNQTREPVLLDPRALRGDWLAATFQHARLHGAGHEADTTAVYLISDRPFEESFWGSR